One genomic region from Pirellulales bacterium encodes:
- a CDS encoding DUF1559 domain-containing protein, which produces MARNSLRAFTLVELLVVIAIIGLLIALLLPAIQQAREAARRAQCINNLKQTGLAIQNYHDSQKRLPNSRRICDYITWAAEIWPYLEEGTVRALWKKDADYYGQAPAVRQYQVTTYLCPSRRSSPQISLDGDSNTDAGPHTPGALGDYAANLGDTRTLMDRPEDPTNRSTYPNGPFIYSGASESDNDCQNCKNFEELRPKFVVRYKNITDGLSKTLFIGEKHVPETAYGLGRAGDNSIYNPDYRTSHGRFGGPGYGLAEANEGSNAPNITKFRFGSAHPSICHFSWGDASVRSLRTDIDTLTLAYLSNRADGKTFTLPQ; this is translated from the coding sequence ATGGCACGAAATTCCCTTAGAGCCTTTACGCTCGTGGAATTGCTTGTTGTGATCGCGATAATCGGCTTGCTAATTGCATTGCTGTTGCCGGCAATTCAACAAGCTCGCGAAGCCGCCCGCCGCGCGCAGTGTATCAATAACCTTAAACAGACAGGCTTGGCAATTCAAAATTACCACGATTCCCAGAAACGGCTCCCTAATTCCCGCAGGATCTGCGATTACATCACTTGGGCGGCCGAAATCTGGCCCTATTTGGAGGAAGGGACCGTGCGGGCCTTATGGAAAAAGGATGCTGATTATTACGGCCAGGCCCCCGCTGTCAGACAATACCAAGTGACGACCTACCTTTGTCCCTCCCGTCGCTCCAGCCCGCAAATCAGCTTGGACGGCGATTCCAACACCGACGCGGGGCCTCATACACCCGGTGCCTTGGGCGATTATGCGGCTAATTTGGGGGATACGCGCACATTGATGGATCGCCCGGAAGACCCCACCAATCGAAGTACATATCCCAACGGCCCCTTTATATACTCTGGAGCCAGTGAATCGGATAATGATTGTCAAAATTGCAAAAACTTTGAAGAGCTTCGCCCCAAATTTGTCGTGCGATACAAGAACATCACTGACGGGCTTTCCAAGACTCTGTTTATCGGCGAAAAGCACGTGCCAGAGACAGCCTATGGTTTGGGGAGAGCCGGCGACAATTCAATTTACAATCCCGATTACCGCACTAGCCACGGCCGCTTCGGCGGACCAGGCTATGGTTTGGCTGAAGCCAACGAAGGATCAAATGCTCCCAATATCACAAAATTTCGTTTTGGCAGCGCACATCCGTCAATTTGTCATTTTTCTTGGGGGGATGCCAGTGTCCGATCGCTGAGAACAGACATCGATACCCTCACGTTGGCCTACTTATCCAATCGCGCTGATGGCAAGACGTTTACATTACCCCAGTGA